One part of the Sphingopyxis sp. TUF1 genome encodes these proteins:
- a CDS encoding MFS transporter, producing MSPEPPSAFAPFRYPAFRAIWIANLASNMGSMVQSVAAAWLMTDLTGSHLLIALVQAGTTIPVMLLGIFAGAIADNFDRRRVMLAAQTAMLIASAALTLATYLNAITPLTLLFFTLAVGCGTALNGPAWQASVRLQVGPKDLPQAIALNTIAFNLARSVGPALGGLLISIVGTAAAFGLNALSYVALIVVLLRWHPETVPPRRTPMLSAIAAGLRFCMHSNPVRRVLVRGFAFGFGAAGFQALLPSLVRDRLAGTEIIYGLCLAAFGAGSIFAALWIGRARRRWGSDAVITAASLIFAAAMLPVALMTNLAALLPAAFVAGAAWVSTLTTLNVAMQLRSPEEILGRCLSIYQAVTFGAMALGAYAMGSVADLTSLPAAILASAGWLLLSALVLRFIAPMPRRDEGRVLP from the coding sequence GTGAGCCCTGAACCGCCCTCCGCGTTCGCGCCCTTTCGCTACCCTGCCTTTCGGGCGATCTGGATCGCCAACCTCGCATCGAACATGGGCTCGATGGTTCAGTCGGTCGCCGCGGCGTGGCTGATGACCGATCTCACCGGCTCGCACCTTCTGATCGCGCTGGTGCAGGCGGGAACGACGATCCCTGTCATGCTGCTGGGTATTTTTGCCGGCGCGATTGCCGACAATTTCGACCGGCGGCGGGTGATGCTCGCGGCGCAAACGGCGATGCTGATCGCCTCGGCCGCCTTGACGCTGGCCACTTATCTCAACGCCATCACACCGCTCACGCTCCTGTTCTTTACGCTCGCGGTCGGGTGCGGCACCGCGCTCAACGGTCCGGCATGGCAGGCATCGGTGCGACTACAGGTCGGGCCAAAGGATCTGCCGCAGGCGATCGCGCTCAATACGATTGCCTTCAACCTCGCGCGCAGCGTCGGGCCGGCGCTCGGCGGCCTCCTGATCTCGATCGTCGGCACTGCCGCCGCTTTTGGGCTCAATGCGCTGAGCTATGTCGCGCTGATCGTCGTCCTGCTCCGCTGGCATCCCGAAACCGTGCCACCGCGCCGCACGCCCATGCTGTCGGCGATCGCCGCAGGCCTGCGCTTCTGCATGCATTCGAACCCGGTGCGCCGCGTGCTGGTCCGCGGGTTCGCCTTCGGTTTCGGCGCGGCGGGGTTTCAGGCGCTGCTCCCCTCGCTCGTCCGCGATCGACTTGCCGGGACCGAAATCATCTATGGTCTTTGCCTCGCCGCCTTCGGCGCCGGATCGATCTTTGCCGCGCTGTGGATTGGGCGAGCGCGCCGCCGCTGGGGAAGCGACGCCGTGATCACCGCTGCGTCGCTGATTTTTGCCGCCGCGATGCTGCCCGTTGCGCTGATGACCAACCTTGCAGCACTGTTGCCGGCCGCCTTCGTCGCGGGCGCTGCCTGGGTATCGACGCTGACCACGCTGAACGTCGCGATGCAATTGCGCTCGCCCGAGGAGATCCTTGGCCGCTGCCTGTCCATCTATCAGGCGGTAACCTTTGGTGCGATGGCGCTTGGCGCCTATGCCATGGGATCGGTGGCCGATCTCACGTCGCTCCCTGCCGCGATCCTCGCGTCGGCAGGCTGGCTGCTGCTCTCGGCGCTGGTTTTGCGCTTTATCGCACCAATGCCGCGCCGCGACGAAGGCCGCGTGCTGCCCTGA
- a CDS encoding ABC transporter substrate-binding protein, translated as MTVVKPMLIGAALLGAAGALSAAPADRGVARQNNAPQRIMSLNLCTDQLLLALADRSQIAGLTHNVADPDLSAVPTLARGLPLHRGSAEQLLVINPDLVVGMPASGSAPLVALPRNHYALLDVPHANHPDDIYRAIHQTAAAVGHAERGAALIADMQRDLAALPSPGRGRVAAYYQRRGYMTGTGTLVDDLMKRVGLVNLAATLGKPPLAQVSLEEIVAADPDFLIVESATDTVTDQGSEMLHHPALKHIPRISVQQAWTVCGGPAYVRAARSIAAQIAQHDGGGA; from the coding sequence ATGACGGTGGTCAAGCCGATGCTGATCGGCGCGGCGTTGCTCGGCGCCGCGGGCGCGCTGTCGGCGGCGCCCGCGGATCGCGGCGTCGCTCGCCAGAACAACGCGCCGCAGCGCATCATGTCGCTGAACCTCTGCACCGATCAATTGCTTCTCGCGCTCGCGGACCGCAGCCAGATCGCGGGTTTGACGCACAATGTCGCCGATCCCGACCTGTCGGCGGTGCCGACGCTCGCGCGCGGCCTCCCGCTGCATCGCGGTTCGGCCGAACAACTGCTTGTAATCAACCCCGACCTCGTCGTCGGAATGCCGGCCAGCGGCAGCGCGCCGCTCGTCGCGCTTCCCCGTAATCATTACGCCTTGCTCGACGTACCCCACGCCAACCATCCCGACGACATTTATCGCGCCATCCACCAGACCGCCGCCGCGGTCGGCCACGCGGAACGCGGCGCGGCGCTAATTGCCGACATGCAGCGTGACCTTGCCGCCCTGCCCAGCCCCGGCCGCGGCCGCGTTGCGGCCTATTATCAGCGCCGCGGCTATATGACGGGCACCGGCACGCTGGTCGACGATCTCATGAAGCGGGTGGGCCTCGTCAATCTGGCGGCGACGCTCGGCAAGCCGCCGCTCGCGCAGGTCAGCCTCGAAGAAATCGTCGCCGCCGATCCTGACTTCCTGATCGTCGAAAGCGCCACGGATACGGTCACCGATCAGGGGAGCGAGATGCTGCACCATCCGGCGCTCAAGCATATTCCGCGCATCTCCGTTCAGCAGGCGTGGACGGTGTGCGGCGGCCCGGCCTATGTGCGCGCGGCGCGCAGTATCGCGGCACAGATCGCGCAGCACGACGGCGGCGGCGCATGA
- the guaB gene encoding IMP dehydrogenase — protein MEIITGLTFDDVLLVPGASDILPSDANLSTQLTSEISLNIPILSSAMDTVTEADMAILMAQIGGIGVLHRNLTVEEQAAAVRQVKRFESGMIVNPITITPDAPLSYATALMDQHRISGIPVVETGGKLVGILTHRDVRFADNPGQPVRELMTAENLATVRPGVGQDEARKLLHQRRIEKLLVVDDDYHCIGLITVKDMEKAVNFPDATKDASGRLRVAAATNTGDTGVVRAEALLEAECDLIVVDTAHGHSRGVGQTVERIKKLSNRVQVLAGNVATGEATRALIDCGADGVKVGIGPGSICTTRVVAGVGVPQLTAILDSVEAAAKLGVPVIADGGLRTSGDIAKALAAGASSVMVGSLLAGTAEAPGETFLFQGRTYKSYRGMGSVGAMARGSADRYFQQDIKDQMKLVPEGIEGQVPFKGPAKDVIHQLVGGVKAAMGYTGSRTLKDLRERAKFVRITNAGLRESHVHDVAITREAPNYPAG, from the coding sequence ATGGAAATCATCACCGGCCTGACCTTCGACGATGTGCTGCTGGTGCCCGGCGCGTCGGACATTCTGCCGTCGGATGCCAATCTGTCGACCCAGCTGACCAGCGAGATCAGCCTCAACATCCCGATCCTGTCGTCGGCGATGGACACGGTGACCGAAGCCGACATGGCGATCCTGATGGCGCAGATCGGCGGCATCGGCGTCCTTCACCGCAATCTGACGGTCGAGGAACAGGCGGCCGCGGTGCGGCAGGTCAAGCGCTTCGAAAGCGGGATGATCGTCAACCCGATCACCATCACGCCCGACGCGCCGCTGTCCTACGCCACCGCGCTGATGGACCAGCACCGGATTTCGGGCATTCCGGTTGTCGAGACGGGCGGCAAGCTCGTCGGCATCCTGACGCATCGCGACGTCCGCTTCGCCGACAATCCGGGGCAGCCGGTGCGCGAACTGATGACCGCCGAAAACCTTGCGACGGTGCGCCCCGGTGTCGGGCAGGACGAGGCGCGCAAGCTGCTGCACCAGCGGCGCATCGAAAAGCTGCTCGTCGTCGACGACGATTATCACTGTATCGGCCTGATTACCGTCAAGGACATGGAAAAGGCGGTAAATTTCCCCGACGCGACGAAGGATGCCAGCGGGCGCCTGCGCGTTGCCGCCGCCACGAACACGGGCGATACTGGGGTCGTGCGTGCCGAGGCGCTGCTCGAGGCCGAATGCGACCTGATCGTCGTCGACACCGCGCACGGGCACAGCAGGGGTGTCGGCCAGACGGTCGAACGCATCAAGAAATTGTCGAACCGGGTGCAGGTGCTTGCGGGCAATGTCGCGACGGGCGAAGCGACCAGGGCGCTGATCGATTGCGGCGCGGACGGGGTGAAAGTTGGCATCGGCCCCGGCTCGATCTGCACCACGCGCGTTGTCGCAGGCGTTGGCGTGCCGCAGCTGACCGCGATCCTCGACAGCGTCGAGGCGGCGGCGAAGCTGGGCGTGCCGGTGATCGCCGACGGCGGCCTGCGCACCTCGGGCGACATTGCCAAGGCTTTGGCCGCGGGCGCATCAAGCGTGATGGTCGGCTCGCTGCTCGCGGGCACGGCCGAGGCGCCGGGCGAAACCTTCCTGTTCCAGGGGCGCACCTATAAAAGCTATCGCGGCATGGGCAGCGTCGGCGCGATGGCGCGCGGCTCGGCCGACCGCTATTTCCAGCAGGACATCAAGGATCAGATGAAGCTGGTTCCCGAAGGGATCGAGGGCCAGGTGCCGTTCAAAGGCCCCGCCAAGGATGTGATCCACCAGCTTGTCGGCGGGGTGAAGGCGGCGATGGGCTACACCGGCAGCCGGACGCTGAAAGATCTGCGCGAGCGCGCGAAATT
- a CDS encoding TonB-dependent receptor plug domain-containing protein, with the protein MLKYSSISLLALVAATPVAAQDVSGSDDIVVTASGIEQSRDEVGQAITVIDADTIETRQTTDVVDLLATTPGVRFNRTGSTGSAAGISIRGAETTQTLVLIDGVKVNDPSGIGDGYDFGHLLTGNIRRIEVLRGSNSVVHGSQAIGGVVNLMTEAPEAGLAGRASAEYGYSDTVNAKADLSGSTGALSGGIGGAYFRTDGISSAAAGNERDGYKNFAGNARLKIAFSDTLSLDLRGYYINADLDYDSFFGAPADSADVAKLDQYVGYAGLNLGLFDGRFTSRAAVTWMRNERDYFFVRGTAPDYGYKGTNLRFEYQGVVTPADAAKLVFGYEHERPDYDFFGFGSTDSQKANIDSVYALGIVQPVTGLSLTGGVRHDDHSQFGGATTLGANANYSPNGGATNVRISYGEGFKAPSLYQLYDSFSGNAALRPERSKSYDVGIDQSLADGRALVSLTAFLRNTTDQINYDNATFTYGNIDRTRAKGIEATLALRPVDALNVTASYSYIDARDRSGRPAFDGKRLPRRADHAISLSADYDWSFGLSTGATITMVGDSFDNAANTVRLDGYALAGVRASFAVTERIEVHGRVDNLFDADYATAFNYGTYGRAAYGGVRARF; encoded by the coding sequence ATGTTGAAATATTCGAGCATTTCTCTTCTTGCCCTTGTAGCAGCGACGCCCGTCGCCGCGCAGGACGTTTCCGGTTCGGACGACATTGTCGTCACCGCATCGGGCATCGAACAATCGAGGGACGAGGTCGGTCAGGCGATCACCGTGATCGACGCCGATACGATAGAAACGCGGCAGACGACCGACGTCGTCGATCTGCTCGCGACCACGCCCGGCGTTCGCTTCAACCGCACGGGCAGCACCGGCTCGGCCGCGGGCATATCGATCCGCGGGGCGGAAACGACGCAGACTTTGGTGTTGATCGACGGGGTCAAGGTCAACGATCCGAGCGGTATCGGCGACGGCTATGATTTTGGCCACCTGCTGACGGGCAACATCCGCCGCATCGAGGTGCTGCGCGGATCGAACTCGGTCGTGCATGGCAGCCAGGCGATCGGCGGCGTGGTCAATCTGATGACCGAGGCGCCCGAAGCAGGCCTCGCCGGGCGCGCGTCGGCCGAATATGGCTACAGCGATACGGTGAACGCGAAAGCGGACCTGTCGGGCAGCACCGGGGCGTTGTCGGGGGGCATCGGCGGCGCATATTTCCGCACCGACGGCATTTCGTCCGCAGCGGCCGGCAACGAGCGCGACGGCTATAAGAATTTCGCGGGCAACGCGCGGCTGAAAATCGCATTCAGCGATACGCTGAGCCTTGATCTGCGCGGCTATTACATCAACGCCGACCTCGATTATGACAGCTTCTTCGGCGCCCCTGCCGACAGCGCCGACGTCGCCAAGCTAGATCAATATGTCGGCTATGCAGGGCTCAACCTTGGCCTGTTCGACGGCCGCTTCACCAGCCGTGCGGCGGTGACGTGGATGCGCAACGAGCGTGATTATTTCTTCGTGCGCGGCACTGCGCCCGACTATGGTTACAAGGGCACGAACCTGCGTTTCGAATATCAGGGCGTCGTCACACCCGCCGACGCCGCGAAGCTGGTGTTCGGTTACGAGCATGAGCGCCCCGATTACGACTTTTTCGGTTTCGGTTCGACCGACAGCCAGAAAGCCAATATCGACAGCGTTTACGCGCTGGGCATCGTTCAGCCGGTGACCGGTCTGTCGCTGACCGGCGGCGTCCGTCACGACGACCACAGCCAGTTCGGCGGCGCCACAACGCTTGGCGCCAACGCCAATTATTCGCCCAACGGCGGCGCCACAAATGTCCGGATAAGCTATGGCGAAGGGTTCAAGGCACCGTCGCTCTATCAACTTTACGACAGCTTCAGCGGCAATGCCGCGCTGCGCCCCGAACGGTCGAAAAGCTATGACGTCGGCATCGACCAGAGCCTCGCCGACGGCCGCGCGCTGGTCTCGCTCACCGCCTTCCTGCGCAACACGACCGATCAGATCAATTATGACAATGCGACCTTCACCTATGGCAATATCGACCGCACCCGCGCCAAGGGGATCGAAGCGACGCTGGCGCTGCGCCCCGTCGATGCGCTGAACGTCACCGCGTCCTACAGCTATATCGACGCGCGCGACCGGTCGGGGCGCCCCGCGTTCGACGGCAAGCGCCTGCCGCGCCGCGCCGACCATGCGATCAGCCTGTCGGCCGATTATGACTGGTCGTTCGGCCTGTCGACCGGCGCGACGATCACGATGGTCGGCGACAGTTTCGACAATGCCGCCAACACGGTGCGGCTCGATGGCTATGCGCTCGCCGGGGTGCGCGCATCCTTCGCCGTAACCGAGCGGATCGAAGTCCATGGCCGCGTCGATAATCTGTTCGACGCCGATTATGCGACGGCGTTCAATTATGGCACCTATGGCCGCGCTGCCTATGGCGGCGTGCGGGCGCGGTTCTGA